One Labeo rohita strain BAU-BD-2019 chromosome 12, IGBB_LRoh.1.0, whole genome shotgun sequence genomic region harbors:
- the LOC127174452 gene encoding urotensin-2 receptor has translation MNYNKSGSVSGPSRSSNSGSVDELVITSTFGTLLSVVYIVGVSGNVYTLVVMCHSIRFATSMYISIINLALADLLYLSTIPFVVCTYFLKDWYFGDVGCRILLSLDLLTMHASIFTLTVMCMERYLAVTKPLDTVKRSKSYRKAMAWGVWILSLVLTLPMMVMVNQTTKTTADGGVKRMCAPTWAPQAYKLYLTVLFCTSIMAPGLVIGYLYTKLARTYLESQKTSAINKSNKRSPKQKVLIMIFTIVLVFWACFLPFWIWQLVPLYHKPFSLASHTHTSINYLVASLTYSNSCINPFLYTLLTKNYREYLKNRHKSFYRYTSSFKKRPPSLYSWGKSASSSNQFEFNSETLVMAQLKVMQ, from the coding sequence ATGAATTACAACAAGTCTGGCAGTGTGAGCGGTCCGTCCCGTAGCAGCAACTCCGGTTCGGTGGACGAGCTTGTGATAACATCGACTTTCGGGACGCTGCTGTCGGTGGTTTACATCGTTGGAGTTTCGGGAAACGTCTACACGCTGGTAGTCATGTGTCATTCCATACGCTTCGCCACTTCTATGTACATCTCCATCATCAACCTGGCGCTGGCGGATCTTCTTTACCTCTCCACGATTCCTTTCGTGGTGTGCACGTACTTTCTGAAAGACTGGTACTTCGGGGATGTGGGCTGCAGGATACTGTTGAGTCTGGACCTGTTAACTATGCATGCGAGTATCTTTACTCTGACAGTGATGTGCATGGAGCGCTACCTGGCAGTGACTAAACCGCTGGATACAGTGAAACGCTCCAAGAGCTACCGAAAAGCTATGGCGTGGGGAGTTTGGATTTTGTCCCTCGTCCTAACTCTTCCCATGATGGTCATGGTTAACCAGACTACTAAAACAACAGCAGATGGAGGGGTGAAAAGGATGTGCGCGCCCACCTGGGCACCCCAGGCGTACAAATTGTACCTGACCGTCCTGTTCTGCACTAGCATAATGGCGCCAGGACTTGTCATTGGTTACCTGTACACAAAACTAGCCAGGACGTACCTAGAGTCGCAAAAAACGTCGGCTATTAATAAAAGCAACAAGCGCTCGCCCAAACAGAAAGTTTTGATAATGATTTTCACTATCGTGCTCGTGTTCTGGGCGTGTTTTCTGCCTTTTTGGATATGGCAACTTGTGCCCCTGTATCACAAGCCATTCAGTCTCGCCTCGCACACGCACACGAGCATCAATTATCTCGTGGCGAGTCTGACCTACAGCAACAGCTGCATCAACCCGTTTCTTTACACGCTCCTCACCAAGAATTATCGGGAGTATCTTAAAAACCGCCACAAGAGTTTTTACCGCTACACGTCATCGTTCAAAAAGCGTCCACCGAGCTTGTACTCTTGGGGAAAGTCTGCGTCATCCAGCAATCAGTTTGAGTTCAACTCTGAGACGCTTGTCATGGCGCAGTTAAAGGTGATGCAGTGA